In Chitinophaga sp. HK235, a single window of DNA contains:
- the nagA gene encoding N-acetylglucosamine-6-phosphate deacetylase, which produces MEQRKYKIVNGHIITPYRIIRNGTLITEGKRILAVSERDVEMPGATVIDAGGQYVSPGFIDLHIHGGGGFDFMDGTVAAFLKVAEKHLEYGTTTMVPTTLSSDKASLLKALELYEAAHAQNTTGARFAGLHLEGPYVAMSQRGAQDPRYIRNPEEAEYMEVLSASSAVVRWSAAPELPGALPFGRYLRSRGILAAAAHTDAIYEEMLEAYENGYTHITHLYSAMSSVTRRNAFRYAGVVEAAFLIDDMTVEIIADGIHLPAPLLKLVYKIKGAGKTALITDAMRAAGMPPGESVLGGLHNGIKVLVEDGVAKLPDRTSFAGSVATADRLVRTMVQLAEVPLQEAVQMITATPASIAGIDDRKGSLVAGKDADIVFFDEKIQVSTVFIEGERMYSKDTTL; this is translated from the coding sequence ATGGAACAGAGAAAGTATAAGATTGTCAATGGCCATATTATTACACCTTACCGGATCATACGTAATGGTACATTGATTACGGAAGGCAAACGTATCCTGGCGGTGAGCGAGCGGGATGTGGAAATGCCCGGCGCGACGGTGATAGACGCAGGCGGGCAGTATGTGTCTCCGGGGTTTATAGATCTGCATATTCATGGTGGTGGTGGTTTTGATTTTATGGATGGTACGGTAGCAGCTTTTCTGAAAGTGGCGGAAAAACACCTGGAATATGGTACCACCACGATGGTGCCTACTACACTGAGCAGTGACAAGGCTAGTTTACTCAAGGCCCTTGAATTATATGAAGCGGCGCATGCGCAGAATACTACCGGTGCACGTTTTGCCGGGCTCCACCTGGAAGGGCCTTATGTGGCCATGAGCCAGCGGGGAGCACAAGACCCGCGTTATATCCGTAATCCGGAGGAAGCGGAATATATGGAGGTGTTGTCTGCTTCATCGGCGGTGGTGCGCTGGAGTGCAGCCCCTGAACTGCCGGGAGCATTACCTTTTGGTCGTTATCTCCGGTCCCGGGGCATACTGGCAGCCGCCGCGCATACCGACGCTATTTATGAAGAAATGCTGGAAGCTTACGAGAACGGCTATACGCATATTACCCATTTGTATTCTGCCATGTCGAGTGTCACCCGCCGCAATGCCTTTCGTTATGCCGGTGTGGTGGAAGCAGCTTTCCTGATTGATGATATGACGGTGGAGATCATCGCTGATGGGATTCACCTGCCGGCTCCTTTGCTGAAGCTGGTATATAAGATCAAAGGGGCGGGTAAAACGGCGCTGATTACCGACGCCATGCGTGCCGCAGGAATGCCGCCAGGGGAAAGTGTTTTGGGGGGGCTGCATAATGGTATAAAGGTACTGGTGGAAGATGGGGTGGCTAAACTGCCCGATCGTACTTCATTTGCCGGCAGTGTAGCCACAGCCGATAGGCTGGTGCGGACCATGGTGCAGCTGGCAGAAGTGCCCCTGCAGGAAGCTGTACAGATGATCACGGCCACCCCTGCGTCCATTGCTGGTATAGATGACCGAAAAGGATCTCTGGTGGCTGGTAAAGATGCTGATATTGTTTTTTTTGATGAAAAGATACAGGTAAGTACCGTTTTTATAGAAGGAGAACGGATGTACAGCAAAGACACAACGTTGTAA
- a CDS encoding glucosamine-6-phosphate deaminase: MRSFKTDTLEVQIHPSRIVMGVVAADKVATRIWQLLKEQPFVNIIFAAAPSQQEFLEALVLQPGIDWQRVNAFHMDEYVGLAADAPQGFGNFLKERIFSRLPFREVFYLNGNAADTAAECSRYAALLQQYPPDIVNMGIGENTHIAFNDPHVADFNDPALVKVVDLDEACRQQQVNDGCFANITLVPRYALTLTVPALMRGRYIYCMVPGKNKAAAVKHTVHDTVQEQYPSTALRRHPAAVLFLDNDSAQQISLSSFNIK; this comes from the coding sequence ATGCGATCATTTAAGACAGATACATTAGAAGTACAGATACATCCTTCCCGTATAGTCATGGGCGTTGTTGCTGCAGACAAGGTTGCCACCAGGATCTGGCAACTGCTGAAAGAACAGCCTTTTGTCAACATCATCTTTGCTGCAGCACCTTCCCAGCAGGAGTTCCTGGAAGCGTTGGTACTGCAGCCGGGAATCGACTGGCAGAGAGTGAATGCTTTTCATATGGATGAATATGTGGGCCTGGCGGCCGATGCTCCACAGGGCTTCGGTAACTTTCTGAAGGAACGTATTTTTTCCAGACTCCCTTTCCGCGAAGTGTTTTATCTCAATGGCAATGCTGCAGATACCGCTGCAGAATGTAGCCGCTATGCTGCTTTATTGCAACAGTATCCTCCCGATATCGTGAACATGGGCATTGGCGAAAATACACACATCGCCTTCAACGATCCGCACGTAGCCGATTTCAACGATCCGGCTTTGGTAAAGGTGGTAGACCTGGACGAGGCTTGCCGCCAGCAGCAGGTCAACGACGGCTGTTTCGCCAACATCACCCTCGTACCACGTTATGCCCTCACACTTACTGTTCCTGCGTTGATGCGTGGCCGTTATATCTACTGTATGGTGCCTGGCAAAAATAAAGCTGCTGCCGTAAAACATACGGTACACGACACTGTACAAGAGCAATATCCATCTACCGCGCTGCGCAGGCATCCGGCAGCCGTGCTGTTTCTGGACAACGACAGTGCACAACAAATCAGTTTATCATCTTTCAACATAAAATAA
- a CDS encoding NAD(P)-dependent oxidoreductase, with protein sequence MTENILAAVEALLQPSAALVAEMAALEGDILILGVGGKIGPSLAKLAKQAIDKSGVPRKVIGVSRLTEPGLKEQLEQDGIETIAADLMNEEDLAALPDVKNVLYLAGTKFGTTGKEAFTWAMNAYLPGRVAEKYRNSRIVVYSTGNVYPLTPVLAGGAAESMAPAPVGEYGQSCLGRERVFQHFSGKYNTPLLIYRLNYANDLQYGVLLEIAKSVRDGKPIDLRMGHVNVIWQGDANEMALRSFTHCAVPAKLLNITGPETAPVRWIAGEFGRIFGKAPVFLHEEETTALLSNAAESFRLFGYPKVSLKEMIGLTAAWMEQGGRTISKATHFQEREGQF encoded by the coding sequence ATGACGGAAAATATACTGGCAGCAGTGGAAGCACTGTTGCAGCCATCAGCTGCGCTGGTAGCGGAAATGGCAGCGCTGGAGGGTGATATCCTCATCCTGGGCGTGGGTGGTAAAATAGGTCCCAGCCTGGCTAAACTGGCCAAACAGGCAATTGATAAATCCGGTGTGCCCCGCAAAGTGATAGGCGTATCCAGGCTTACAGAGCCAGGTTTAAAGGAACAGCTGGAACAGGATGGTATCGAAACCATCGCCGCCGATCTGATGAATGAAGAAGATCTGGCCGCACTGCCGGACGTAAAAAACGTATTATACCTCGCCGGTACCAAATTTGGCACCACTGGCAAAGAAGCCTTCACCTGGGCGATGAACGCCTATCTGCCGGGAAGAGTGGCGGAAAAATACCGCAACTCCCGGATTGTTGTGTACTCTACCGGTAACGTATATCCGCTGACACCGGTGTTGGCTGGTGGAGCAGCCGAGTCGATGGCACCGGCTCCGGTAGGAGAGTACGGGCAGTCCTGCCTGGGAAGGGAAAGGGTGTTTCAGCATTTCTCCGGAAAATACAACACGCCGTTGCTGATATACCGTCTCAATTATGCCAACGATCTGCAATACGGGGTACTGCTCGAAATCGCTAAATCGGTACGTGATGGTAAACCCATCGATCTGCGTATGGGACATGTGAATGTTATCTGGCAGGGTGATGCCAATGAAATGGCGCTGCGGAGTTTTACACATTGTGCGGTGCCGGCCAAACTGCTGAATATCACCGGGCCTGAAACAGCGCCGGTACGCTGGATTGCCGGAGAGTTTGGCAGGATTTTCGGAAAAGCGCCGGTATTTCTGCATGAAGAAGAAACCACTGCCTTGTTAAGCAATGCTGCGGAGAGTTTCCGTTTGTTTGGCTATCCGAAAGTATCGCTGAAGGAAATGATCGGGCTTACTGCTGCCTGGATGGAACAGGGCGGCCGCACTATCTCCAAGGCTACTCATTTCCAGGAAAGGGAAGGACAGTTCTAG
- a CDS encoding dihydrodipicolinate synthase family protein, translating into MQKVPDLLYSGTVIPAHPLALNQHRQLDEYRQRRLTRYYIASGAGGVAVGVHTTQFTIRDPRVGLYETVLRLAAEEIAAAQLTRPFIRVAGLCGPTAQAADEARIALKYGYHMGLLSLGGLNHLSEGELIAHVRTISEIIPVFGFYLQPSVGGRILSYRFWEQLVEIPGVKAIKTAPFNRYQTLDVVRAVCHSSRCEDIALYTGNDDNIVADLLTTYRFTVNGREVIKRFAGGLLGHWSVWTSQVLPLFERIKRCILEDYSGAGELLQQGIAVTDMNAALFDPSNAFKGSIAGIHEVLRRQGLMEGIWCLDEAETLSPGQLEEIDRVVAAWPQLTDDNFVKAFLAKETNIVTNA; encoded by the coding sequence ATGCAAAAGGTCCCTGATTTATTATATAGTGGCACTGTAATACCAGCGCACCCGCTGGCTTTAAACCAGCACCGGCAGCTGGACGAATACCGTCAGCGCCGCCTTACCCGTTATTATATCGCTAGTGGTGCCGGTGGTGTGGCTGTAGGCGTACATACTACCCAGTTTACTATCCGTGACCCACGGGTAGGGTTATACGAAACGGTGCTGCGGCTGGCGGCAGAAGAGATAGCGGCGGCACAGCTTACCCGTCCTTTTATCCGGGTGGCGGGCCTTTGCGGGCCTACGGCCCAGGCGGCTGATGAGGCCAGGATAGCTTTGAAATATGGGTATCACATGGGCCTGCTGAGTCTGGGTGGGCTTAATCATCTTTCGGAAGGAGAACTGATTGCACATGTTCGTACGATTTCTGAAATCATACCGGTGTTTGGGTTCTATCTGCAACCCTCTGTGGGTGGCCGTATCCTGAGTTATCGCTTCTGGGAGCAGCTGGTGGAGATTCCGGGAGTGAAAGCTATCAAAACGGCGCCTTTTAACCGTTACCAGACACTTGATGTGGTGAGGGCGGTTTGTCATTCGTCGCGCTGCGAAGACATCGCATTGTATACCGGCAATGATGATAATATTGTGGCAGACCTGCTGACGACGTATCGCTTTACTGTCAACGGCCGGGAGGTGATCAAACGATTCGCCGGCGGTTTGCTGGGGCATTGGTCAGTATGGACCAGTCAGGTATTACCGCTCTTTGAAAGGATAAAAAGGTGTATACTTGAGGATTATTCAGGAGCAGGTGAACTGTTACAGCAAGGTATCGCTGTCACAGATATGAATGCGGCCCTTTTTGATCCGTCCAATGCGTTTAAAGGCTCTATTGCGGGCATTCATGAGGTATTGCGGCGGCAGGGGCTGATGGAAGGTATCTGGTGCCTGGATGAAGCAGAAACTTTATCTCCCGGACAGCTGGAAGAAATTGATCGGGTGGTGGCTGCCTGGCCGCAGTTGACCGACGACAATTTTGTAAAGGCTTTTCTGGCAAAGGAAACAAACATTGTCACCAATGCTTAA
- a CDS encoding M20 family metallopeptidase, with the protein MLKEKIRQLASSIQEEAVANRRYLHAHPELSYKEINTAAFIAGKLKELNIPFEPMANTGLVALLSGNKPDDGKVIALRADIDALPITELNDVSYKSMHDGVMHACGHDVHTSSLLATANILSRMKDDFSGTVKFIFQPAEELIPGGASMMIKEGVLENPRPQNILGQHTMPELPAGKVGFRGGRYMASNDEIFITVKGKGGHGAMPHLGIDPVVIACHIVIGLQQIVSRRANVMLPSVLSFGKMIANGATNVIPDEVRLEGTFRSLDETWRREALEKIRKMAISIAEGMEAHCHIEIHQGYPVLVNNEKLTDITRAHAAAYLGADNVVDLDIWMAAEDFAYYTHAADACFYRLGVRNESRGIISGLHTATFDADEHALETGAGLMAYLALKTLGN; encoded by the coding sequence ATGCTTAAAGAAAAAATCCGCCAACTGGCAAGCAGCATACAGGAAGAAGCAGTGGCCAACCGCCGCTATCTGCATGCACATCCCGAGCTGTCTTACAAGGAAATAAATACGGCCGCATTTATTGCCGGTAAACTGAAAGAGCTCAATATCCCCTTTGAGCCGATGGCCAATACCGGACTGGTGGCCCTGCTCAGCGGCAATAAGCCGGATGATGGGAAGGTAATAGCTTTGCGGGCAGACATTGATGCTTTGCCAATCACAGAGCTGAATGATGTGTCTTATAAGTCTATGCATGATGGTGTGATGCATGCCTGCGGTCATGATGTGCACACTTCTTCGCTGTTGGCTACCGCCAATATTCTCAGCAGAATGAAAGATGATTTCTCCGGTACGGTGAAATTTATTTTTCAACCGGCGGAGGAGCTGATTCCCGGCGGCGCCAGTATGATGATCAAAGAAGGAGTGCTGGAAAACCCGCGCCCGCAGAATATTCTGGGGCAGCATACCATGCCGGAACTGCCGGCAGGTAAGGTAGGTTTCAGAGGTGGTCGTTATATGGCGAGCAACGATGAAATATTTATCACGGTCAAAGGAAAAGGCGGACATGGTGCGATGCCTCATCTGGGCATCGACCCGGTGGTGATAGCCTGTCATATTGTGATCGGGCTGCAACAGATTGTAAGCAGAAGGGCCAACGTTATGCTGCCTTCTGTACTTTCTTTCGGGAAGATGATAGCCAACGGTGCTACCAATGTAATCCCTGACGAAGTAAGGCTGGAAGGCACTTTCCGCTCGCTCGATGAAACCTGGCGCCGGGAAGCACTTGAGAAGATTCGTAAAATGGCCATCTCCATTGCCGAAGGCATGGAAGCACATTGCCATATTGAAATACATCAGGGTTATCCGGTGCTGGTCAACAATGAAAAGCTGACCGACATTACCCGCGCCCATGCAGCAGCGTACCTGGGCGCAGATAATGTGGTAGACCTGGACATCTGGATGGCGGCAGAAGATTTTGCCTATTATACCCATGCTGCAGATGCCTGCTTTTACCGGCTCGGTGTCCGTAATGAGTCGAGAGGCATCATATCCGGCCTGCATACCGCCACTTTTGATGCGGACGAGCATGCACTTGAAACCGGGGCCGGCCTGATGGCCTACCTGGCGCTCAAAACACTGGGCAACTAA
- a CDS encoding ABC-F family ATP-binding cassette domain-containing protein — protein MLLTAQHIHYQLPPNRVLFDDLHFSLDKNDHAAITGDNGAGKSTLLRILAGQLLPQRGTVIAHAPLYYVPQHFGQFNDRTVAQVLGIDAKIHALNAILEGDTQEQHFEALEDDWDIIARCEQVFDRWGITHIPLTASFSQLSGGEKTRVFLSGSDLSAPAAILLDEPTNHLDKTARAQLYDWVQRSNKALLIVSHDRQLLELCNPIWELSDSRMQVYGGNYTFYEQRKAEETAALQQQIAHAEKTVREARQQQQQAMERQQRENARSQKSRKDGGIPKILMNGRRDQAARTTARIQDVHAEKVAGLQAALDSASAGEQVARIMKGHFATPPGHKGKILVQAEQLQFAYNDNSPLWPQPLDLLVKSGDRLAIAGHNGSGKSTLIRLITGQLPAQQGRLYVAPFRSLILDQDYSTIDRNKTVWQQAADNNEINLEEGRLNTVLVRFLFDRDSWDKPCSALSGGETLRLALCCMTLNSHAPDMIILDEPTNNLDLTNIRMLTQIFAAYQGTLIVVSHDAHFLEETGVTETLHLSD, from the coding sequence ATGCTATTGACTGCACAACATATCCACTATCAACTGCCCCCCAACAGGGTTTTATTTGATGACCTGCATTTTTCACTGGATAAAAATGATCATGCTGCCATTACCGGAGATAACGGTGCCGGCAAATCCACTCTGCTGCGGATTTTAGCCGGGCAGCTGTTGCCTCAGCGTGGCACGGTGATCGCGCATGCACCACTATATTATGTGCCACAACATTTCGGGCAGTTTAATGACCGTACAGTAGCACAGGTACTGGGTATCGATGCCAAAATACATGCGCTGAACGCCATCCTCGAAGGCGACACGCAGGAACAACATTTTGAAGCGCTGGAAGATGACTGGGACATCATTGCCCGCTGCGAACAGGTATTTGACAGATGGGGCATTACCCATATCCCGCTCACCGCCTCTTTTTCCCAGCTGAGTGGTGGCGAAAAAACCCGGGTGTTCCTTTCCGGCAGCGACCTCTCCGCCCCTGCCGCCATACTGCTCGACGAGCCTACCAATCACCTCGATAAAACTGCCAGGGCCCAGCTGTACGACTGGGTACAACGCAGCAACAAAGCATTGCTGATCGTGAGCCACGACCGGCAGCTGCTTGAGCTCTGCAATCCCATCTGGGAGCTGTCTGACAGCCGGATGCAGGTATATGGTGGCAACTATACTTTTTATGAGCAGAGAAAGGCAGAAGAGACAGCTGCCCTGCAGCAGCAGATCGCCCATGCAGAGAAGACCGTAAGGGAAGCCCGCCAGCAACAGCAGCAGGCCATGGAAAGGCAGCAACGGGAAAATGCCCGCTCACAAAAGAGCCGTAAAGACGGCGGCATACCCAAAATTCTGATGAACGGCCGCAGAGACCAGGCTGCCCGCACTACTGCGCGGATACAGGATGTTCACGCCGAAAAGGTAGCCGGACTCCAGGCAGCACTGGATTCCGCCAGCGCCGGCGAGCAGGTAGCCCGCATCATGAAAGGCCATTTCGCCACACCACCAGGACATAAAGGCAAAATACTGGTACAGGCAGAACAACTGCAGTTCGCCTATAATGACAACAGTCCCTTATGGCCGCAGCCACTGGATCTCCTCGTCAAAAGCGGCGACCGGCTGGCCATCGCCGGCCACAACGGCAGCGGCAAATCAACCCTGATACGGCTGATCACCGGCCAGCTGCCCGCCCAACAGGGAAGGCTATACGTAGCTCCATTCCGAAGCCTCATACTGGACCAGGACTACAGCACCATCGACCGCAACAAAACCGTGTGGCAACAGGCAGCTGACAACAATGAAATAAACCTGGAGGAAGGGAGGCTGAACACGGTACTGGTGAGGTTTCTGTTTGACCGCGACAGCTGGGATAAGCCCTGCAGCGCCCTCAGCGGCGGAGAAACACTGCGGCTGGCATTATGCTGCATGACCCTCAACAGTCATGCTCCCGATATGATTATTCTCGACGAGCCTACCAACAACCTGGACCTGACCAACATCCGGATGCTGACACAGATATTTGCTGCGTACCAGGGCACCCTGATCGTAGTATCACATGATGCCCACTTTCTGGAAGAAACGGGCGTAACCGAAACGTTACATCTGTCTGATTAG